The window GGTGAGCACTATAACCATTTTACATCAGATGTTGCAGAGGCATACATCAAGTGGATAGAGGAAGTGCAGGAGTTACCCATTGTGCCAAAGATTGAAGCACTATGTTCTAAGTTGATGGAGTTGATAAACACTCGTCGAACAGATTCAAGTAAGTGGCCCACAAAACTTACTCCATCCAGGAGGAAAAACTGCAACGAGAAGCTCGTTGCGCATATGGTCTTAAAGTCTAGTTTTCATCTGATACACTCTTTGAGGTTCACAAGGATTTGATCAACGTTGTGGATATTAGTAAATGGGACTGTAGTTGTCTGGATTGGAAGTCAACTGGTCTACCGTGCTGCCATGCTATTGCTGTCTTCAACTGCACTGGTAGGGATGTGTATGATTATTGTTCAAGATACTATAGAGCTGACAAGTATCGTTTGACGTATTCTGAATCCATAAACCCTGCATTGGCCCCTTTCGAGGCTTTGGATGGTGAGAAGACTGACGTAGAGGCAGCGCATGTGCTTCCTCCATTAATCTCCAagcaacaagaaaagaaaagccaGGCCAAGACAAAGAGTGTGTCGGCAAGGACAGTTTTTTGCTCTAGGTGCAAGGATTCAGGGCATAATAAAAAAACCTGCAAGGAACCCGTAGACGGTCCTTTTTCAAGTATGGAGCTCATAGATGCTCCTATATCAAGCATGGACACCGTAGATGCTCCTTCATCAAGTATCGTCCCTGTAGATTCCGCTCTGTCAAGTATCGACCATGTAGATGCTTCTTCATCAAGTATAGTTCCCGTAGATCCTCCATCAATTATCTCTTGATGTAATCCTTGAATCATATTATCTTAGATGCTTGTTTGTACCGAATTCATGTATAGTGGTAATCGACATTTTCTGAAATGGTctatttaacgaaaaatcacatttttacactaaaaagtcaaatatggtactattcactttatcctttattttgtccttatcgttaaaacttaaaattttcaagtcgttttcattagttttctttttgaattGTCCTGTTCCTGAAATGTGTACTGGCAATTTGCTACAATGAAAAAGTCTTAGGAATCTTGCTGTTCCAGCAAAAGCATATGGcctttgttatttctttttccgCTCCGGAGGATAACCGGGTGAAATACCGCCATATCTCTGTCTCCCGCATCACATGACTTTGCGTAAAATATAATCGATCACCCGTTACATGTGAACACATCATCGGCTTTCCAAGCCATTTATACCGAGAGAAATGACATCAACTAGAATTTGTACATTACTCACAAAGCTTGCTTCCTCTTAACTTCTAGGGCATTAAAAACAGTCATTAGCTACTGAATACAAACTACACTTTAACATCAAAGTCCAAACCGAGAGTTTTCATCTGTCTATGCTTAAGAAAGCTTCCGACGAACCATCGGTGATTCTTTTATCAAGTAATCAGTATTAGGCTATCAATGGAGTCAAGTTAAAAACTTTACAACCAACTTATGCCCACTCGAACCTTGAACGTTTGAACCTTGGGCACGCACAATGGACAAAATTAGGTTGCAGCGTCTGTCCTCTAACTTGTTTTGTGCTCGAAGCAGAGCCTTCATGAAATCATGGCTGCATAAGTTGCCACGGAGTTCAAACTTCATTTATTCTGGGGTGGATGGCAGGCAGGCCTATATTTATTGGTTTCAATAGGACTCCTTGCGAGCGTTGTTGTTGAAGACAGGTGTTCGCAAGAAAGTACAGTTTCCGCCTCAAAGGTTTCCGATATAAAAACCCAAATACTGTTCTCACCAACGCTACTCTCTTGAATCTTCAACCTTGGGCAATAATCCTGCGCACAATGGGCAGTGGGGGTCGTTTCTATcttcaaaacttgttttctgCTCCAAACAATCTGCATGGTAAAGATGGCCGCAAACTAAAACTGCAACAACAGAGACTTCAGTCGAAGACAGCGTGCTGCCGAGAAAGAAAGGTTTACGCCTAAACAGCTTGTCACAAATCCCACATACCATCTTCCCTGGATCTGGTGATACAGCATCCGTTGCCAAGAACCTAGATCTAATTCTGGCTGGCCAAAGAAAAGGCTTTTCCTTGGTTTCTGGGGAGAAATTGAAATAAGTAAAGTCAATTCAGCGAAAAAAGATCCGACAGCATTCTTTGAGAAAAGTCATGCTCAAGGAAATAATCAGAGAATCGAACATATAGTCATCCAACTACAAAAGAAGTAAATTCCTATACTCCTATCCGACGACATAGGAAATAATACTAAAAAACATAAGCTGGCTACATATGCCCCATTCATCCATGTAGCATACAAGAGTTCTCGTTGTCTTCATCTtccataaaaactaaaaacctcATGAAGATACTTTGAAGTTGAACAAAataaggagaagaaaagggggcaatacaaaataaaacctgAATGACGTCTGGACTCGGAGCTGGATTGAGTAGCCAACTTATAGGAGAGTTTATCGTCATGCAAGGGCACTCCTTTTCCGCGAGAAGTTGATGTGTTAGCAAGATTGCCTGAGTTACGTCGAGAGTATTGATGCGCATAGTGATGACGTGAGCGTTTAAGGAACATTGATCGCCCAAGGCTTGGATGATGCTGTGTAACAGAAGGGTATGGATTTAGTAGCTTCAAACAAAGATCAAAATAGAAATAACTGTTTCTCCCAATACATGAAATAGGAAGAAATGTAAACACAGTTGCAAAATGTCGATCAAAAGGGGTTCATTAAAgctacaaattcatcaaaaactcaGTTTACAACGTCGATGAAACACGAAACACGAATAAGAAAGGAAGGAACAGCTAACCTCTTGTGTTAATAAATCCATTCCAGAAGAACGTGGCATGGTATCTGCAATATCCCAAAAGACAAAACCAACAAATAAATACATGGCATTAAAAATTCACTTAAATAGTTttccaaaacaatcaaattcgcTATTTTTCGATCGAATCTTTTGTTCTGACGCTCTAAATGCCAACAAAACACGCACAAAATAGgcaaaaaattgaacttaaattccaattccggcttttttttcctaaaatattcaactaagaaaacaaaaacaagtaattgatcaaccaacaaacaaataatCATACCAAATGGGAAAGTAAAATAACAAAGAAACCCAATAATTTTGTAACATTTGGATAAAAGGATTATCATAACCACAccaaattttgggttttataaacaaataacaaaggtGGAGTCTTTTCATAATTCAGTGATTGCCCTTCAAAAAAGTTGATttcttttgattaaatttctttgtttcatcgcatttttatgaaaaattgggaagaaaaaaaaaaaaaaagattaattacCCGAAGAATGAGGAGAGAAAGATGGAGGGCTGTGATCATCAAAGGGGAGCTTCCTCTTGCTCATAGCAATTGATTGAtcagatgaaggaaaagattcTGCGTTGGGGTTTTAGTTCGATCTGTGGCTTTGCGGTCTCAGCGGACAAACACTCTTGCTTTTCTTCTCCAACTCAAACGCACGGTCACCAAATGTAAAGCAAATGCAATCGAACCAACCCCGTGAGCGAGAGAGTTTGTGTGTTTCGGCAGCTTCCGGTGTGGTGAGAGGTTAAGTGATGAAGGGAATACATGCACTGCAGAACCCAACCCACATTTCTTCCTTAATGACCACTTTAATCCTTCCAATCATTTGCCATTTCTCAAAGGAATAAAGgataagaaaattaagaaaattttataatGCAGAGTGTGACAACAAAACTACGCTATCACAATACGGATACTCATAATTAGGTATTGAAATTTGTACAATACTTTATGTTATTTTTGTAAATCCTTGTTTATAATACGGATAATCATAATAAGATTTGCAACCCCATCATTAATCTCGTGTTTTTTAGATTACTATCCACATTGTTAGGCGATATAACCATAAAACTATAAATCTCACTTTGCAGCGTttaatagaacttgacaaaaaCAATTCTTGGTTGCTTTTTTTTAAGAACATGAAATGCTAATTCACAATAATATttagattattatttttgtGGGTGTAAAAAGAGGTCAAGGGAAAATTATAGGTTCAAACTCGATATCTAAATTGCAATGGTGGTTGAAGGCCCAAGGGTAGATCGaatgaagttttaacgaaaaacttacggtactgtttactttaataaaaaaatcacatttttacattaaaaaaccaatcatgatactattcactttacgctttattttgttcttatcattaaaattcaaatttttcaaactcttttcattagttttccttagatCGAATCCTCGAAACTGAAGCCTCCATCATCAGCCTAAGTGGACTTCATAGGTTGAATGAAGACCAACACAAATGTGGTATCCGACGTACTACATGCACCTTGCATTTCTTTCGTGTGGTGATATTTGACACACTAAAAATTAGGATAAATTACataaactacctcaactattagacCAGTGACAGTTTCATACTTTatctttaaaaaatgtcaatatCATACTTTATCTTACgattttgttacaatttcatacctttcGTCAATTTGCCTGTCAATCTTCCGTTAAATAGTGATGTGGCTTAACACGTGActcactttctattaaaaaattaataaaatattaaaaactaaaaaaataaaatcttttttttttttttttcatgggaGACCCACCCCTTATCTCCCTCACCTTTTTTTCCCCATCCACCCGTGTTCCCCCCAACATACCTTCAACGCCAAAAACCAGATACCCCCCTTCCGCCGCCGCCACCCTCTCTTCCTTCATCTCCATCTCCCTCCCATGGCGCTCATCCCCCTCCCCCTCTTCCTACATACCCATCACCCTCACCAAATTAATCCCCGTAAATACCCCAATTCCACCAAAACCTTAACCCTAAATTTTGAATAATGCTTCTGCATCTCCCCCAAGCGAATGGGCTGTGACATAAAGGAGCGCGAGCAAGTTGAGGGCGCGGGTCTGTAATATTTTCGAAGGGAgtgcaaatttttctttgagatTGCAGCTTAGCGGGTGTTGTGCAGGTCTTCGGTGGGTGGCTGTAGCTGAGTTGCTGAGACGGGTTTATGCAGGGGTGGCTGCAAGTAGGAACTTTGGTGGTGGAGGGAGCTGAGAACGTTGTCGATTTGCAGGCATTTGGGTGTCGGGAAGTCGTCGAAAGAATTTgaagttttgggttttgatgGCGGGCTTGAGCGTTGGAGGTTGAAGGGAATGGCTGCTTTGATTTCCAAGACGCAGCAAGTTCAAAGCTTGCTATGATTTTGGGTTGAAGGTTGCAGAGATTGCTAAGGGGTGGGGGGTTGAAGGTTGCAGAGATTTGGGGGAAAGGGACACAGGTGGATGGGAAGAAAGGCGTGAGGGGGGATAAGGGGTGGGTCccccatgcaaaaaaaaaaaaaaaatttagtttttaatattttattaatttttaataaaaagtgggcCACATGATAAGCCGCATCACTATTTAACAGAAGATTAACAGACAAACTAACGGAATATATGAAATTATAACAAAAacataagatgaggtatgacattgacattttttaaagattgggtatgaaactgtcattggtccaataattgaggtagtttaatataatttaccctaaaaattCTGTTGTGTTTTCAAAAGTTTGTAATTACTCAAATCTAATAAAAGCCTTGTTTGTGGATGGATTTTACAAGCAATACTTGTTTGGGCTCCGCGTGGCATATGATAGAAGATCAAAGAGGAACTTCTACGACTTTCCACATAAGCACTTCTAAAAATTCCCTTTGACTTGACTACCTCACTTATGATTCCGCTTGTCCGGAAGGTTAGCGCTAGGAAAATTACATTtatagattaaatttgtaaactaaatgatgtatcactaataagaaataagtaagttaatcaacgcttaagtaataatctgatcatcaacttctatgtcattttGGTTATAAAATctaatctccctagcattatcacATCATGTGTAGTAATCTAAACAGCTctttagagcatcttcaaaggaAATGCCAAAATGTACACATTagctataacagtaaaaaaagacCACACTAATATTCTTCAACTGAAGTGTCAAATCCTATATGGCGATGATATGGATTAGCAGCAAAAGAGgttgctatcaaatttgacagcagcttcaaaatttttttattaattattaaatgtatttaattagtttaatcatttattataattaatgttaAGTTGACCGATACAataatttaattagtttaataatttattttataaaataataatttaatttgacatatcggatacccatacccataaccgtgtacccatttattcataaccgtttacccatttaaccataaccatttacccatttttgaacccgtttatcctttttttaccTATTTACCCATTTTCACCCGTTTACATGTTTTTCGTTTTCTGACAAGTAAACACTGTTATAGGTACATTTTAGCATGCATTTCCCTACATTAATCATTTAAGTCCTCAtacaattccaataattgaaataatagtttatgaAGACATTTTTCTGCTGTACCCAAGCAAGtctttgattataatctatatgattacaaagtaaagcttctaaaaacaaaaagtagtcaTTATCTTTAATACTAGATGATTCAAAGCTCCAATATATTATGAAACTAAATACTTTTAAACACTAATGCTTTAGTATGAAATCGGAAGGGTAAAACGCACCTTGGGCGAGGAGAGAGTGATGAGCGGTGGAGATGAGAAAGAGATGAGTGGCGAGAAGAGAGAGATAAGCGGCGTAGATGAAAGAGTGGGCGGCGGAGATGGGAAAGGGCAGCAAGGAGGGATATATGAGCGGGGGACGGGATGTTTGAGACTCTGAGTGTGGCGGAAATAttgaaaatttagggtttttaattttttttttttaattttacatatattaaattaaataggaaaatgGATACCCGTATAACCGCGGGTAATACCCCATAACCAATGGATACCCATTATAATCgtgggtaatacccataaccgcccatttaaatttcacggataaacagttatacccataaccgtttgttCGTCTAAACAGTTATCCATAACCGTAACCGTGAACTTTAAATGggcgggtaaccgcggttacctaAACCCAtgggtattttgcccatccctaacTGCAACGAAAAGTCTCCAACGATTTCTAAGTAGACAAGTTTCCAATGATGCCTCGGGTGCAATAGCTATTGAAGTGTTATTTGAGACCACATAACCTTGTCTGAAGTTGCAAGATTGGCATGGGAAGAGCCTTGCTCCTTGCTCTTATGTGCAAGTTTGTATTTTGACTTatgggtaatgttagagaggtaaaatttgtagacaaaatttataaactaaatgatgtgttaccaataggAATGAACACGTTTATTAATGCTTAACTAATACTCCAATCGTTAATTTCCACATCATTTCGTTAaataaattttatctacaaatttagtctcccaaCAATATCCTTAGGCTTATAAAATCTCCAACATAATGGGTGCTAATTCAAAATCACCTAAATTTatagaatgaggatcctctttgtcaGGATCCTGGAGATCCTCAAATTGTGtatgttcattgtacatcgtgcggtaaaaaatcattttgaatacttttgttttaaattaaa of the Pyrus communis chromosome 1, drPyrComm1.1, whole genome shotgun sequence genome contains:
- the LOC137740707 gene encoding uncharacterized protein, whose protein sequence is MTEANPGSSIKLFTGDERRFQHLFVCFHASIHGFQNGCRPILFLDAASLKSRYHETFLAATALDGDDGLFPVAFAIVDTKNDDKWRWFLEQLRSVLATSQSLTFVSDREKGLKKSVLEVFESAHHGYSMHHLLQSFKRNLNGPYHGDGKRSLPIYFMAAAHAIRIDGFKTSIDQLRRVSARAYAWVQQIEPECWTNALFKGEHYNHFTSDVAEAYIKWIEEVQELPIVPKIEALCSKLMELINTRRTDSSKWPTKLTPSRRKNCNEKLVAHMSTGLPCCHAIAVFNCTGRDVYDYCSRYYRADKYRLTYSESINPALAPFEALDGEKTDVEAAHVLPPLISKQQEKKSQAKTKSVSARTVFCSRCKDSGHNKKTCKEPVDGPFSSMELIDAPISSMDTVDAPSSSIVPVDSALSSIDHVDASSSSIVPVDPPSIIS
- the LOC137740760 gene encoding uncharacterized protein isoform X1 — protein: MSKRKLPFDDHSPPSFSPHSSDTMPRSSGMDLLTQEHHPSLGRSMFLKRSRHHYAHQYSRRNSGNLANTSTSRGKGVPLHDDKLSYKLATQSSSESRRHSETKEKPFLWPARIRSRFLATDAVSPDPGKMVCGICDKLFRRKPFFLGSTLSSTEVSVVAVLVCGHLYHADCLEQKTSFEDRNDPHCPLCAGLLPKVEDSRE
- the LOC137740760 gene encoding uncharacterized protein isoform X2, coding for MSKRKLPFDDHSPPSFSPHSSDTMPRSSGMDLLTQEHHPSLGRSMFLKRSRHHYAHQYSRRNSGNLANTSTSRGKGVPLHDDKLSYKLATQSSSESRRHSETKEKPFLWPARIRSRFLATDAVSPDPGKMF